The following proteins come from a genomic window of Bactrocera tryoni isolate S06 chromosome 1, CSIRO_BtryS06_freeze2, whole genome shotgun sequence:
- the LOC120782487 gene encoding adenosine deaminase 2, which translates to MIEIYLLVLASILQLLSYSDGGFIAYEDARKAVIQAEDLLITGGRIHLNDKEERVNDIFMRYKLDELGAGFYDSDVNAAGLHFFKAKRLVEKSKVLKFLKRMPKGATLHLHHSASVSSEWMVRNISYMPGMLRCTNIMGVSVLSFRRTPRDHGCVTQYVRVSDERFRSVSPVAYDRSFEKLINLYTPTPETDYPTIKHVWRKFQNMFSTINDVLRYLPAFRAYTWRMLEELYEDNVMYAEVRMDFKELYDYSGRIFPPERSVREVLTIVEDFRRVHPNFLGIKVIFSTHRNVERTRVFENFEMFKTLHTANPDFIIGFDLVGQEDLGKPLHNFIGELADLPKSAKYFFHAGETNWYGASTDFNLLDALLLNTTRIGHGFALMKHPVLWNAVKKRNVAIEVSPLSNQILHLVADLRNHPGSFYMSQNLPMVICNDDPGFWDTKGLSYDFYYAIMSLAPNHVGLKTLKSLVWNSIRYSVLTRREESVAFENLERLWDQFINDVLQGSVV; encoded by the exons ATGATAGAAATTTATCTGTTGGTTCTAGCAAGCATATTGCAGTTACTGAGCTACTCCGATGGTGGTTTCATAG CCTACGAGGACGCACGCAAAGCTGTTATACAAGCCGAGGACTTGCTCATCACCGGCGGCCGCATACACCTAAATGACAAGGAGGAACGAGTGAATGATATATTCATGCGATACAAGTTGGACGAGCTTGGCGCGGGCTTTTACGATTCGGATGTTAACGCAGCGGGTTTGCATTTCTTCAAGGCTAAGCGGCTTGTGGAGAAGAGCAAAGTGCTGAAGTTCCTCAAGCGTATGCCGAAGGGTGCCACCTTACATTTGCACCACTCGGCAAGTGTTTCCTCTGAATGGATGGTACGTAATATTTCCTACATGCCGGGAATGCTGCGTTGCACCAATATTATGGGCGTCAGCGTGTTAAGTTTTCGTAGGACGCCACGTGATCACGGCTGTGTGACACAGTATGTGCGTGTGAGTGACGAACGCTTTCGTTCGGTTAGTCCGGTCGCTTATGATCGCAGCTTTGAGAAGTTGATCAACTTGTATACACCGACGCCGGAAA CTGATTATCCAACGATTAAGCATGTGTGGCGTAAATTTCAGAATATGTTTAGCACGATAAACGATGTATTGCGTTATTTGCCGGCTTTTCGTGCCTACACTTGGCGTATGCTGGAGGAGTTATACGAGGATAACGTGATGTATGCGGAGGTGCGAATGGATTTCAAAGAG CTCTATGACTATAGTGGACGCATTTTCCCACCGGAGCGTTCCGTTCGTGAGGTATTGACTATCGTGGAAGACTTTCGTCGTGTACATCCGAACTTTTTGGGCATCAAGGTGATTTTTTCAACACATCGTAATGTTGAACGGACGCGTGTTTTCgagaattttgaaatgtttaaaacCTTGCA CACAGCGAATCCCGATTTCATTATCGGTTTCGATTTAGTCGGACAGGAGGATCTTGGTAAACCTTTACACAATTTCATCGGCGAGTTGGCGGATCTGCCGAAGAGCGCGAAATACTTCTTCCATGCCGGCGAAACGA ATTGGTATGGTGcctctaccgatttcaacctTTTGGATGCGCTCTTGTTGAACACCACACGCATCGGTCACGGTTTTGCGTTAATGAAGCATCCGGTTTTATGGAATGCCGTGAAGAAGCGCAATGTGGCCATCGAAGTAAGTCCACTCTCGAATCAGATACTGCACTTGGTGGCGGATTTGCGCAATCATCCAGGTAGCTTTTACATGTCTCAGAATCTACCAATGGTTATTTGCAATGATGATCCCGGCTTTTGGGACACCAAGGGGCTGAGCTATGATTTCTACTATGCGATTATGAGTTTGGCACCAAATCATGTGGGCTTGAAGACGCTAAAGAGTCTTGTTTGGAACTCGATTCGGTACTCAGTGCTGACAAGACGAGAAGAGAGTGTTGCCTTTGAGAACTTGGAACGTTTGTGGGATCAGTTCATTAATGATGTATTACAGGGCAGTGTTGTTTGA
- the LOC120778635 gene encoding adenosine deaminase 2-like: protein MPTWTYTLAVLFYVPLLLHSSPLCDARVATPPQEIMAPQPEVSGILYEKPLPADRLYDEPNILKYAQQREKMIEAEQLLLTGGHLQLDENELQVHQIFMRHKLMELTYGMEHPHEHAPALHFFKAKPLIEQSNVFKFIQAMPKGAILHVHRTPAVSADWMIRNLTYTPGLLKCHTARGTVVLSFRENAQKHGCRTKYYVVEEERKRTLSKNRYDRFLQSKLSLYSRLPELEFSEQNKVWRRFEDIFDTVSDTVGYEPVFRTFHWQLMEEMYEDNIMYAELRMKFKPLYGANGTIVANEYEAAELLMALVEEFKQSHLGFYGLKVIYVAHRGSDQIQIFKAFQTFKDFHERYPDFIIGFDLIGQEDQGKSLQAFVSILQDLPKSAKYFFHAGETNWLGTSVDLNLVDAILLNTTRIGHGYSLMKHPLLSKAVKERDIALEVSPLSNQVLNLVWDLRNHPGGYFMSDNIPIVITNDDPGFWDAKGLSYDFYYAIMSFAPSNAGLKTLKSLVWNSIKYSAMGDAEKEAAYAQLQYDWNVFLDRVIRGEVV, encoded by the exons ATGCCTACCTGGACCTATACGTTAGCTGTTCTATTTTATGTACCGCTGCTGTTACATAGTTCTCCACTTTGCG atgCCCGTGTTGCAACTCCGCCACAAGAGATAATGGCGCCACAGCCTGAGGTGAGTggcattttgtatgaaaagccACTGCCGGCCGATCGGCTATACGACGAACCGAACATATTAA AATATGCACAGCAGCGTGAAAAAATGATCGAGGCGGAGCAATTACTACTTACCGGTGGGCATTTGCAACTCGATGAAAATGAGTTACAAGTGCATCAGATTTTCATGCGTCACAAATTGATGGAGCTCACCTATGGCATGGAACATCCGCATGAGCATGCGCCGGCGCTGCATTTCTTCAAAGCGAAACCACTCATCGAACAGAGTAACGTGTTCAAGTTCATACAGGCCATGCCGAAAGGCGCTATTTTGCATGTACATCGCACACCGGCGGTATCTGCCGATTGGATGATTAGGAACCTGACTTACACGCCCGGACTCTTGAAATGTCACACGGCACGCGGTACTGTGGTGCTCAGTTTTCGTGAGAATGCACAGAAGCATGGTTGTCGTACGAAATATTACGTGGTGGAGGAGGAGCGTAAGCGTACATTGTCGAAAAATCGCTACGATCGATTTTTGCAGTCCAAGTTGAGCTTATATTCACGACTGCCGGAAC TTGAGTTCAGTGAACAGAACAAGGTGTGGCGACGTTTCGAAGACATATTCGACACGGTGAGTGATACGGTTGGGTACGAACCCGTTTTCCGCACCTTCCACTGGCAGCTGATGGAGGAAATGTACGAGGATAACATAATGTACGCAGAGTTGCGTATGAAATTTAAGCCA CTGTATGGCGCCAACGGCACAATAGTAGCAAACGAGTATGAAGCAGCCGAGTTGCTTATGGCTCTAGTGGAAGAATTTAAACAATCACATCTTGGTTTCTACGGTTTGAAAGTTATTTATGTGGCGCATCGCGGTTCAGACcaaattcaaatattcaaaGCTTTCCAAACATTCAAAGACTTCCA TGAACGCTATCCTGATTTCATTATTGGTTTCGATCTGATTGGCCAGGAGGACCAGGGCAAGTCATTGCAGGCATTTGTGTCTATTTTACAGGATCTACCGAAAAGCGCAAAGTATTTCTTTCATGCGGGCGAAACAA ATTGGTTAGGCACATCGGTGGATTTGAATTTGGTTGATGCCATACTACTCAACACCACACGCATCGGCCATGGTTACTCACTTATGAAACACCCTTTACTCAGTAAGGCTGTTAAAGAGCGTGATATTGCGCTGGAAGTTAGTCCGCTGTCCAATCAGGTTTTGAACTTAGTTTGGGACTTACGCAATCATCCCGGTGGCTACTTTATGTCCGATAATATACCAATAGTGATTACGAATGATGATCCTGGCTTTTGGGATGCCAAAGGTTTGAGCTATGACTTCTACTATGCGATTATGAGTTTCGCGCCGAGCAATGCTGGCTTGAAGACACTGAAGAGTTTGGTATGGAACTCGATAAAATATTCAGCGATGGGTGATGCAGAGAAAGAGGCTGCGTATGCGCAATTGCAATATGATTGGAATGTCTTTTTGGACCGTGTTATACGTGGTGAAGTTGTTTGA
- the LOC120778642 gene encoding low molecular weight phosphotyrosine protein phosphatase produces MKPLKILFVCIGNTCRSPMAESVMKHWLEEYDLNWTVDSAGLRTWNVGRKPNERCIKVLEENGLTTDHIGRQISTMDFYNYDYILAMDEHNLQELQTLAKDPSQERCAKIELLGKYIDRPEDQIIRDPYFCNSMGGFRCAFLQITESCQNFIAAHMYAD; encoded by the exons ATGAAACCTCTAAAAATCCTATTTGTTTGTATTG GTAATACTTGTCGCTCACCAATGGCAGAAAGCGTAATGAAGCACTGGTTGGAGGAATATGATCTCAACTGGACGGTGGACAGTGCTGGCTTGAGAACGTGGAATGTTGGACGTAAGCCGAATGAACGCTGTATTAAAGTACTAGAGGAGAATGGTTTAACAACAGATCATATCGGTAGACAA ATTTCAACAATGGACTTTTACAATTATGACTACATACTTGCCATGGATGAACATAATTTGCAAGAGCTACAAACACTTGCCAAAGACCCAAGTCAAGAAAGATGTGCAAAAATCGAACTTCTCGGAAAGTATATTGATCGACCGGAAGACCAAATCATACGTGATCCATATTTT TGCAATTCAATGGGTGGATTCCGTTGCGCGTTTCTACAAATAACTGAAAGCTGTCAAAATTTCATAGCCGCACACATGTATGCCGATTAG
- the LOC120777881 gene encoding low molecular weight phosphotyrosine protein phosphatase 1-like, producing the protein MVKKILMICLGNICRSPIAEGVMIETIENAGVSADWKVDSAAIGGWHVGNSPDHRALKIMQNHNINYKNKARQIKKDDFLQFDYIFGMDEENMCDLRRLAPTNAKAKLLLLGDFGLQKSDRIIEDPYYQRGDAGFEKAYQQCVVACAAFLKEATAGKV; encoded by the exons ATGGTTAAGAAAATTCTTATGATCTGCTTAG gtaATATTTGCCGATCGCCTATTGCCGAGGGTGTTATGATTGAAACAATCGAGAATGCCGGTGTCTCTGCAGATTGGAAAGTTGATTCAGCAGCCATAGGTGGTTGGCATGTTGGCAATTCTCCTGACCATCGTGCATTAAAGATAATGCAAAATCATAATATAAACTATAAGAATAAAGCACGCCAAATTAAAAAGGATGATTTTCTACAATTTGACTACATTTTCGGAATGGATGAAGAGAATATGTGCGACCTGCGCAGGCTGGCACCAACGAATGCGAAggcaaaattattattgttgggAGATTTTGGTTTGCAGAAAAGCGATCGTATAATCGAGGATCCTTACTAT CAAAGAGGTGATGCTGGCTTTGAGAAGGCTTATCAGCAGTGTGTTGTTGCTTGTGCTGCGTTTTTGAAAGAAGCTACTGCGGGAAAGGTTTGA